A window of the Brassica napus cultivar Da-Ae chromosome A2, Da-Ae, whole genome shotgun sequence genome harbors these coding sequences:
- the LOC125589084 gene encoding uncharacterized protein LOC125589084 translates to MELSGKSPASSDHNTSKKTLASSATAKSTGKSTASSAIVVKPNGKAVASSANPMEPNAATDLSSLPSEQVMFFREVSLGPREAELMFRIIHFWDARNPNTKTLIGREMLLIDEEGTVIQGFIPASRVERYELIAGSVYKLINFFGSRSKDQFRVADHSATVSFSWNSSLSVLENPPVQIPEDRFRFHTYEEFKANCDSRADLYDYVGHMKLVNGQTLTDHIVLDEADIAEKRHLGPVMKMYLWDKAASDFCQKFKSYGGIPSVLLVTTVNPKHIGGTLALTSMSSSRVFMDADVQPSKDYLEWLVSNSEIANRVSAEVVTKPEPVTLEELFSYIKNETSKVAWFECTATIDDVIQGSAWYYISCGGCNSKAVKGPTSLVCNNKKCDKREVTGVPQYLTKISVYDKSEQAVFVILGDAGKELTGKHAAELVANYFESNAGVGVDHCVPVPDALLETIGQTRKFIVKVSDHNLTGKTQTITVTKIIPAGAPLPSVSDGISKTAGDDSGPSGGVGGDASDRARKAAEYLESDEAKRSKSG, encoded by the exons ATGGAACTCAGCGGCAAATCCCCAGCTTCCAGCGACCACAACACCAGCAAGAAGACTCTCGCCTCCTCTGCGACTGCGAAATCAACCGGGAAGTCCACTGCTTCCTCTGCGATTGTGGTGAAACCTAACGGAAAGGCTGTTGCTTCATCTGCCAATCCGATGGAACCAAACGCTGCTACCGATCTCTCCTCTCTGCCTAGCGAGCAagtgatgttcttcagagaggtTTCTCTCGGCCCACGCGAAGCCGAGTTGATGTTCCGTATCATTCATTTCTGGGATGCGCGCAATCCAAACACGAAGACTCTCATTGGACGAGAGATGCTCCTAATCGACGAAGAG GGAACTGTTATTCAAGGTTTTATTCCAGCGAGTCGAGTTGAGAGATATGAGCTGATAGCAGGTTCTGTCTATAAGCTGATCAATTTTTTTGGATCCAGAAGCAAAGATCAGTTTCGCGTTGCTGATCATAGTGCCACCGTCTCATTCAGCTGGAATTCCTCTTTGTCTGTTCTTGAGAATCCTCCGGTTCAAATACCAGAAGATAGGTTCAGGTTCCACACCTATGAGGAGTTTAAGGCCAATTGTGACTCCAGAGCTGATCTCTATG ATTATGTTGGTCatatgaagctggtgaatgggcaGACTTTGACTGACCATATTGTTCTCGACGAAGCTGACATAGCAGAGAAGCGGCATCT TGGACCAGTGATGAAGATGTATCTATGGGACAAGGCTGCTTCCGATTTTTGCCAGAAATTCAAATCATATGGAGGCATTCCAAGCGTTCTTTTGGTCACTACAGTGAACCCTAAACATATTGGAG GGACCCTTGCTCTCACTTCGATGTCATCATCCCGAGTGTTTATGGATGCCGATGTTCAGCCAAGCAAGGATTATCTCGAATG GTTGGTCTCAAACTCAGAAATTGCTAATAGAGTTTCAGCTGAGGTTGTCACTAAACCTGAGCCAGTGACTCTTGAGGAACTATTCTCTTACATCAAGAATGAAACTTCTAAG GTTGCTTGGTTCGAATGCACTGCAACTATAGATGATGTTATCCAAGGTTCTGCTTGGTACTACATTTCCTGTGGTGGCTGCAATAGTAAGGCAGTGAAAGGGCCTACTTCTCTGGTTTGCAACAATAAGAAGTGTgataaaagagaagtcacaGGCGTACCTCA GTACCTGACAAAGATTTCTGTTTATGATAAGAGTGAGCAAGCAGTTTTTGTCATCCTTggtgatgctggaaaggagttAACTGGCAAGCATGCAGCAGAATTAGTTGCAAATTACTTTGAG TCTAATGCTGGAGTTGGGGTTGACCATTGCGTGCCTGTTCCGGATGCTTTGCTTGAGACAATCGGGCAGACACGCAAGTTCATCGTGAAGGTCTCGGATCATAACTTGACAGGCAAGACTCAGACCATAACTGTCACAAAGATTATCCCAGCAGGTGCTCCTCTTCCATCAGTGTCTGATGGTATCTCAAAGACTGCTGGTGATGACTCTGGACCTTCCGGAGGGGTTGGAGGT